Proteins co-encoded in one Acidithiobacillus caldus ATCC 51756 genomic window:
- a CDS encoding universal stress protein — protein MSEHVILAAVDGSQNALIAAGVAARFAQLLGGRLGLVTALQVPSVPLGFGSGLFSGDLKQKLLEDARAEAEENLSGVAARIQEGCGLALPEYFIVQGSPEIEIPKIVAADERIIMVVVGQHGFGTESKPRGLPHALGGLGAKLSLALRIPVLLVPADAAEGQICGGILDLRLGKSQAED, from the coding sequence GTGAGCGAGCACGTAATCCTGGCGGCTGTGGATGGTTCACAAAATGCCCTCATCGCCGCTGGTGTGGCGGCGCGTTTTGCGCAGTTGCTTGGCGGTCGCCTGGGCCTGGTGACGGCCCTGCAGGTTCCGAGCGTGCCCCTGGGTTTTGGTAGTGGACTGTTCTCTGGCGACCTCAAGCAGAAGCTTCTGGAGGACGCACGGGCCGAGGCCGAAGAAAATCTGAGCGGTGTCGCCGCCCGTATTCAGGAAGGATGCGGACTGGCCCTGCCCGAGTATTTCATCGTCCAGGGCAGCCCCGAGATCGAGATCCCCAAAATTGTGGCGGCCGATGAGCGCATCATCATGGTGGTGGTGGGTCAGCACGGCTTTGGCACCGAGAGCAAGCCGCGCGGCCTGCCCCATGCCTTAGGTGGGCTCGGCGCCAAGCTCAGCCTCGCCTTGCGTATCCCGGTACTGCTCGTGCCCGCAGACGCCGCTGAAGGCCAGATCTGCGGGGGTATTTTGGACTTGCGTCTGGGCAAGTCCCAGGCAGAGGACTGA